The proteins below are encoded in one region of Lactuca sativa cultivar Salinas chromosome 3, Lsat_Salinas_v11, whole genome shotgun sequence:
- the LOC111905211 gene encoding cytoplasmic 60S subunit biogenesis factor REI1 homolog 1: MPGLTCNACNKQLIDENDQKIHYKSEWHRYNLKRKLAGVPGVTEALFLARQSTLAEEKSKMSEPPMLYACGLCGKGYRSSMAHAQHLKSRVHTTRASQDENTAMIIIKPLPHRIVNDLPQIDEESDEWEEVDQNGNLIGEMTSTSDEDMDDENEEELDPTCCFMCDQKHKTIESCMIHMHKHHGFFIPDVESLKDPTGLLTYLGLKVKRDHVCLYCNINSQPFNSLEAVRKHMAAKSHCRVHYGDGDDEEEEAELEEFYDYSTSYVDENGKLQLVSVEGTGDSIELGSSGSELIITRRNDDDKISTIAIGSREYLRYYRQKPRPSNGNGTAELAARYKSMGFSKEKMVRMNVMKQMNRSGVEAMKSKIGMKSNVISNLPKNVAY, encoded by the exons CTTGCAGGGGTTCCAGGAGTTACAGAAGCACTTTTCTTAGCAAGACAATCCACACTTGCAGAAGAGAAAAGTAAGATGAGCGAGCCTCCTATGCTGTATGCTTGTGGCCTTTGTGGCAAAGGATATAGAAGCTCCATGGCTCATGCTCAGCATCTGAAATCTCGTGTTCATACCACTAGGGCATCGCAAGATGAGAATACTGCAATGATAATAATAAAGCCACTTCCACACCGTATTGTGAATGATCTTCCCCAAATTGATGAAGAAAGTGATGAATGGGAGGAGGTTGACCAAAATGGTAATTTGATCGGTGAAATGACATCAACCTCAGATGAGGACATGGATGATGAGAATGAAGAGGAGTTGGATCCAACTTGTTGCTTCATGTGTGACCAAAAGCATAAAACTATTGAAAGCTGCATGATCCATATGCACAAACATCATGGTTTTTTCATACCTGATGTTGAGTCTCTGAAAGATCCAACAGGCCTTCTTACATATCTTGGACTTAAG GTTAAACGTGATCACGTATGTTTATATTGCAACATTAATTCCCAGCCTTTCAATAGTTTGGAAGCAGTTAGGAAACATATGGCGGCAAAAAGCCATTGCAGAGTACActatggtgatggtgatgatgaagaagaagaagctgaATTAGAAGAATTTTATGATTATAGCACCAG TTACGTGGACGAAAACGGGAAGCTGCAGCTTGTTAGTGTTGAGGGTACAGGTGATAGCATAGAATTAGGAAGCAGTGGATCCGAACTCATTATAACTAGAAGAAATGATGATGATAAAATATCAACGATAGCAATTGGTTCGAGGGAATATTTGCGATATTATCGTCAAAAACCACGCCCATCAAATGGAAATGGAACTGCTGAGCTGGCAGCAAG GTATAAAAGCATGGGTTTCTCAAAAGAGAAGATGGTGAGGATGAATGTGATGAAGCAGATGAATAGGTCAGGGGTAGAGGCGATGAAATCTAAAATAGGCATGAAAAGCAATGTCATCAGTAACCTCCCGAAGAATGTTGCATATTGA